Proteins found in one Zea mays cultivar B73 chromosome 1, Zm-B73-REFERENCE-NAM-5.0, whole genome shotgun sequence genomic segment:
- the LOC103637741 gene encoding 4-coumarate--CoA ligase-like 3 gives MQDAVATHGPANAAAGATFYCAAAGVYASTHPPVALPSDPSLSLVPHIFARLPAARPDAPALVDAATAEALSRADLRRLVSALAAGLRRRRGLREGDVVLLALPNSIAFPVAFLAVLAAGSIATTMSPFSAPAEIAARVRDTSPALVFATLDNVGKLPPLRVPVVLVPDAFHLADEGAPEFAPFRELLLLDSEPLPGPSVGQDDAAAILYSSGTGGRSKGVVLTHRNLIATVELFVHFEASQYAAPACDNVYLAALPMFHVYGLSLFAVGLLSLGSTVVVMKRFDAGEAVKTIRRFKVTHFPVVPPIMAALVHTTKPAAMPLECLVQVSTGAAPSSRRLIDDFVKAFPHVDLIQGYGMTESAAVGTRGFNTSKHKKYGSVGLLAPNMHARIVHVETGCSLPPGSCGELWLHGPAIMKGYLNHVDPCAINGGWLRTGDIAYFDFDGYLYIVGRLKEVIKYKGFQIAPADLEAVLIEHPGIVDVAVTSTEDEEAGEVPVAFVVRKSGSGLSCTQVMEYVAKQVSPYKKVRKVVFVESIPKSPAGKVLRRLLRESLAASAVAGPTSYSESNSMRHSRL, from the exons ATGCAGGACGCCGTGGCGACCCACGGCCCCGCCAATGCCGCCGCCGGCGCCACCTTCTACTGCGCCGCCGCCGGCGTGTACGCGAGCACGCACCCTCCGGTGGCCCTCCCGTCCgacccctccctctccctcgtcCCGCACATCTTCGCCCGCCTacccgccgcccgccccgacgccCCGGCCCTCGTCGACGCCGCCACTGCCGAGGCCCTCTCCCGCGCCGACCTCCGCCGCCTCGTATCCGCCCTCGCGGCGGGCCTCCGCCGCCGTCGGGGCCTCCGTGAGGGGGACGTCGTGCTCCTCGCTCTGCCGAACTCCATCGCCTTCCCCGTCGCGTTCCTCGCCGTCCTCGCCGCCGGGTCCATCGCCACCACAATGAGCCCGTTCAGCGCCCCCGCCGAGATCGCCGCTAGGGTTCGGGACACCAGCCCCGCCCTCGTGTTCGCCACGCTCGACAACGTCGGGAAGCTCCCGCCGTTGCGCGTCCCGGTCGTCCTCGTCCCCGACGCCTTCCACCTCGCGGACGAGGGCGCCCCCGAGTTCGCACCCTTCCGCGAGTTGCTGCTGCTCGATTCCGAGCCACTGCCGGGCCCTTCGGTCGGTCAGGACGACGCGGCCGCCATCCTCTACTcgtcggggacgggcggccggagCAAGGGCGTCGTGCTCACGCACCGCAACCTCATCGCCACGGTCGAGCTCTTCGTGCACTTCGAGGCCTCGCAGTACGCCGCACCTGCTTGTGATAATGTCTACCTGGCGGCGCTGCCCATGTTCCACGTCTACGGACTCTCGCTCTTCGCGGTGGGACTTCTCTCGCTCGGTTCCACGGTGGTCGTCATGAAGAGGTTCGACGCAGGCGAAGCCGTTAAGACCATTCGCAGATTCAAAGTCACGCACTTCCCGGTCGTTCCGCCCATCATGGCGGCGCTGGTGCACACCACCAAGCCAGCGGCAATGCCGTTGGAATGCTTGGTGCAAGTGTCAACCGGTGCAGCGCCGTCCAGCCGCAGGCTCATCGACGACTTCGTCAAGGCTTTCCCTCACGTCGATCTCATTCAG GGTTATGGCATGACTGAGTCTGCTGCCGTTGGAACTCGTGGCTTCAATACTTCAAAGCATAAGAAGTATGGTTCAGTAGGACTCCTGGCTCCAAACATGCATGCAAGAATTGTTCATGTGGAAACTGGTTGCTCCTTGCCTCCAGGCTCTTGTGGGGAGCTCTGGCTCCATGGTCCAGCTATAATGAAAG GTTACTTGAATCATGTTGATCCATGCGCAATAAATGGTGGCTGGCTGCGAACTGGTGACATTGCCTACTTCGATTTCGATGGGTACTTGTATATAGTGGGCCGCTTGAAAGAGGTGATCAAGTACAAGGGATTTCAG ATAGCTCCAGCTGACTTGGAAGCAGTTTTGATCGAACACCCTGGAATTGTTGATGTGGCTGTGACGTC TACTGAGGATGAAGAAGCTGGAGAGGTACCAGTAGCCTTCGTGGTGAGGAAATCTGGAAGTGGCCTATCGTGCACGCAAGTGATGGAGTATGTAGCTAAGCAG GTGTCCCCGTATAAGAAGGTGCGGAAGGTGGTGTTCGTGGAGTCGATCCCCAAGTCGCCGGCTGGAAAGGTTCTCAGGAGGCTTCTCAGGGAATCTCTTGCAGCTAGCGCTGTTGCTGGTCCAACAAGTTATTCCGAGTCCAATTCCATGCGCCATTCGAGACTGTAA
- the LOC100283945 gene encoding choline-phosphate cytidylyltransferase B: MARVSNAKKRQGAKPASALSSTDTSTAAKRKAEDDRPVRVYADGIFDLFHFGHARALEQAKMLFPNTYLLVGCCNDELTYRYKGKTVMTQEERYESLRHCKWVDEVIPDAPWVLTQEFIDKHQIDYVAHDALPYADTSGTANDVYEFVKKIGKFKETKRTDGVSTSDLIMRILKDYNQYVMRNLARGYSRKDLGVSYVKEKQLQVNMKINKLRETVKAHQEKLQTVAKTAGLNHEEWLANADRWVAGFLEKFEQHCHNMETAIKDRIQERLGKQLSKGIIAGLVQEPVTA; this comes from the exons ATGGCGCGCGTCTCCAATGCCAAGAAGCGGCAGGGCGCCAAGCCCGCCTCCGCGCTCAGCAGCACCGACACCAGCACCGCCGCAAAGAGGAAGGCCGAGGACGACCGCCCCGTGCGCGTCTACGCCGACGGCATCTTcgatctcttccacttcggccaCGCCCGCGCCCTCGAGCAGGCCAAGATGCT GTTCCCCAACACCTATCTTCTCGTCGGATGCTGCAACGACGAGCTAACCTACCGCTACAAGGGCAAGACCGTCATGACCCAGGAAGAGCGATACGAATCCCTGCGGCACTGCAA GTGGGTTGATGAGGTCATTCCTGATGCACCGTGGGTTCTCACACAGGAGTTTATTGATAAGCATCAGATTGACTATGTTGCTCATGATGCGCTGCC TTATGCTGATACTAGCGGAACAGCAAATGATGTCTATGAATTT GTTAAAAAGATTGGAAAATTCAAGGAAACAAAAAGGACAGACGGGGTTTCTACTTCAGATCTCATAATGAGGATCTTGAAGGACTATAACCAGTATGTCATGAGGAATTTAGCACGGGGCTACTCGAGGAAAGATCTTGGTGTGAGCTATGTCAAG GAGAAACAATTGCAAGTTAATATGAAGATCAATAAACTGCGGGAGACTGTGAAGGCACATCAGGAAAAG TTGCAAACAGTGGCAAAGACTGCTGGTTTGAATCATGAAGAATGGCTTGCTAATGCGGATCGCTGGGTTGCTGGTTTCCTAGAGAAGTTTGAGCAACACTGCCACAATATG GAAACTGCGATCAAGGATCGGATACAGGAGAGGCTAGGGAAACAGTTGAGCAAAGGAATAATCGCTGGTCTTGTGCAGGAACCGGTGACAGCCTAA